Below is a genomic region from Candidatus Methylomirabilota bacterium.
GAGCGCGGCACTCGTCTCGGCGAGCCGGGCGCGCGCCGCCTCGATCTCCTGAGGACGCGACCCGGCGCGCAGCAGCTGCGCCCGCTCCCGCGCAGCGCTGAGCTCCGCCCGGGCGGCCGCAATCTCGTGCGGGCGCGACCCCGCCTCGAGCAGCGAGAGCCGCTCCTTGGCGGCCCCCTCGTTCGCGGCCGCAGACTCGTACGCCTGACGCGCGCGATCGACCTCCTGCGCGGCGATCAGCGACTTGGCGAAGAGCTCCTCGGCCCGGCGGAAATCCCGCTCGGTCCACTCGCGGGTGACCGTCGCGCTCCGCAGCGCCGCCCGAGCCTGCTCGATCTCCTGGCCGCGGGAGCCGGCGAGCAGGTCGTCGAGCTGAGCCCGCGCTCTCGCCTCGCGGGCTTCCGCCTCGCGGATCTCCTCCGGCCGCGCGCCGGCCTCGAGGTTCCGGAGCTGGGCCTCGGCGGTCCGCACCGCCGCCTCGGCCCGGCGGGTGTCGGCGGTCAGCTCCTCGGCATCCAGTCGCACGAGCAGCTGCCCACGCTCGACCGGCTGCCCCTCGCGGACGGTACGCTCGACGACGCGACCGGTGATCTTCGCGCCGATCTCCACCTGCATCGCCTCGATCGTCCCGGTCACGGCCACCACGTCGCTGCTGTTGAACCGGCGCGCGGCCCAGGTGGCGGCGAGGGCGGCCACGGCCGCGAGCAGCACGAGGACGACGACGGTGACCGACTTCCGCATCAGTCGATTATAGCGCGATGGCTTCTCAGCCCTCGAGCGCGTCGGGGTCGATGCCGTGCTCGATCAGCTTTTTCCGGAGCGTGTTCCGGTTGATGCCCAGGATCTGCGCGGCGCGGACCTGGTTGCCGCCCGTCTCGCGCAGGACGGCGCGGAGCAGGGGCTTCTCGACGAGGCCGATCATCAGGTCGTAGAGGTGCGCGCTCGCGTGCTCGCGGAGCCCGCGGACGCACTCCATCAGCTTCCGCTCGATGATCTCCTCGAGCGTCGCGTCCACCGCGACCGACGCGGCGGCCGAGACGGGTCCGATCGGCAGGTGCTCGGGCAGGATCACGCCGCTCGTCGCCATCACCATCGCCCGCTGGGCGACGTTCTCGAGCTCGCGCACGTTGCCGGGCCAGTCGTGGCCGACGAGGCGGTCGAGCGCCTCGGGCGCGACGCCGCGCTCGCCGAGCTCGGCGGCGTGCTTGGCGAGGAAGTGCTCGACGAGGAGGGGGATGTCGCGCCGGCGCTCGCGCAGCGGCGGGAGGTTGATCGTCACGACGTTGAGCCGGTAGTAGAGGTCCTCGCGGAACTGGCCCTCCTTCATGAGCGTCTCGAGGTCGCGGTTGGTCGCGGCGAGCACGCGCACGTCGACGCGGATCGGGTCGGTGCCGCCCACGCGCTCGATCGTGCGCTCCTGGAGCGCGCGCAGGACCTTCGTCTGCAGCTCGACGG
It encodes:
- a CDS encoding efflux RND transporter periplasmic adaptor subunit — its product is MRKSVTVVVLVLLAAVAALAATWAARRFNSSDVVAVTGTIEAMQVEIGAKITGRVVERTVREGQPVERGQLLVRLDAEELTADTRRAEAAVRTAEAQLRNLEAGARPEEIREAEAREARARAQLDDLLAGSRGQEIEQARAALRSATVTREWTERDFRRAEELFAKSLIAAQEVDRARQAYESAAANEGAAKERLSLLEAGSRPHEIAAARAELSAARERAQLLRAGSRPQEIEAARARLAETSAALAQAQARLAETRLLSPLTGVVLRKNVEVGETVNPGVSILTLMDPRDLWVRAYVPETEIGRLRIGQTATITVDAFPGRVFEGTVTEIASAAEFTPKNVQTRKERVNLVFRVKVASRNPEGVLKPGMPADVEIHP